Part of the Phragmites australis chromosome 23, lpPhrAust1.1, whole genome shotgun sequence genome is shown below.
GAGAGGAGCACTCTGGCGAGGTAGGTGAACACTCTGCACTTGCATCCATATGCCCGTGTGGCCACAGGGTAGGTTCCCGATGATTTCTACTTGCCTTCTCTGACGCCACAAACACCAGTGAATCAATCTCTCGTGGTTCCGGCCGGCCGCTTCAACCGTTCTGGAACAGTCTCTTACACGGACACGGGCGCATCTGAATCAGTGACGGATGGACCATTATGGCGAGCGCTATACCTCTATTTTAGCCCAGCCTATAAGCCCACTCCTCGTATGGATATAGCCTTCAGCAGGATTCAGTGAGGATTCGACAAGGCAAAGTAAGCGATAATGCAATCATCGTTTACCGATTCAGCAAGAAGCTAAGGTGAGCATTGATTTCATGACGATTCGTCTTCTCGACTGCCTTTGATCTTGCACTGCGTGAGCGAATGGTGGCGCTCGGCGCGACTGGCCTCAGCGTTCTCGACCGTGACTCGACGTCGGCATTCGGCAATAGTCCCACTCTGACGCTTATCGTGCTCCTGCAGGCAGCACTGCGGCTAGCCCGCAACCTCGCACTGGCATGGCAGCACACAGCCGCCTGTGAGCAGCAAGCTCGTTCGATGCCGGCTGCCCGTGAGCCTGCCATACCTCAAATTTATTCCTCACTCCGTCGCTGATCTGAATGCCATGCCGGAGTATACCCACATGCAGGCTACTAAGACGGGCAGGGTATCGGCTGCAGCTGCAGGCCATGCAAACAAATAACTACAGGCCATGCTATGCAATTTGCTTTGAACTAAGAGTGCTGCCGAATTGGGCATGTCTGTTTGTCAGGTGATTGAGTCACATTTGTAACAGTAAGGCCATCTCTAGCAGATTTAGTTTCTATTGCTACAGTACTaccggaggatgaactccataagtggggatccggaggaacccctttgagattcggtcggagggatggttctgaatctacatcgtacgtgaattaaatgggagtaaatgagatatAGGTGGAGTGGACgatcggatgctagaggaaataaatactcaggggattttagacaggttcggaccgtacagagtgtaataccctactacTATGTGTATGCAATAAATGCTTTAAGAatatctctctgaggatctcttgtgttacaagaaacttttgtctaagtctagaacCAACCTCTCTAAGCTTCTGCTCGGCTTCGTATGTCGTGATCCTCAGACTTCTCTCGACCTTCTGAACCTTTGCTTCACCTGTGCTTCTCCAGGGTGCCCACCCTTTCTTATATCCTATCGAggcggcctggcgtgcccagaaaggatggcgcgagtccCAAGACGTCATAAATgtaaagcaaccatcataggttgcagtttgatgttacggggggttgaaaatgcgtcgTTGTCCGGTCTTGTcatcatcattccgctttttagcaggtgcagcagggagggcccaccgggcagccactgagcaaccccgcgtgcccgcccggtcagagcaatcCTGACACGGCAAGGCGGCAgacgatatgcctcgagccctgcgacgttatcccgagacgcgccggatgacgcacgatgggacccgccgcattaaatgtccctacgcctctctgccagggagtggcaggggctgacagtaggcgtgggaggagtggttggaagtgacaagccacgcttcctcttaaatgcaacatcgaacctctcaccagctgacacctcaccgctgagcccttgtggtgtccaccggcaaggggcttctcaagtcctcggggaacttctgggtgctcggggactactgttcatagccccgagcacactctcccggatataccctttctcggtcctcggggaatttgggtactcgggaaccactgtttatggccccgagcgccctctcccggaacttgtacttctcaggtcttcggggaactcgggtactcggagaccactgtttatggctccgagcaccctctcctggaacttggtcttctcgaacctcggggagataatgcccgagggagggcgccacgtggcactctgctgtcctggtctCGGAACTCGGAGaccccccggttcccatgtcaccgacaagtACCTCGCAAAACACTGTAGCGCTCAAATTTACTCTCCAGCAGATGcagtatccagtgctacagtgttgaGGAGAGAGAATCGGGTACTCCAAATTTGCTGAAATACTGTAGCAaccacaatactgtttatagaggttCTGTATGtctggaggaaggagaagagtaatagaagataggaaatagggtagctgtcggagatagaaaaaaataaaaaatactgtaataatataagaggatattataatagtgttatataggatgtatttttaaaatatctgctGAAAATGGCTAAAAACTTATCAGCAGAACCGTAAATCTTGTTGCTTTTTATGGTCACGAAACTGCCACTTACTCGTGACCGTAATCTATACCGGTTCTTATGGTTGTGGGGTGACTTTCATGGTCACGAGTCTGTGACCGTAAAAGACAATAGATTACAATAGTGAGAATATGTCTTTACGGTCAAAATGTGACTGGACATAAGCAAAATCTCAAACGGCGACAGAGAACTAACAATTCTCATTCACTAATCCTCTCCAACCCTCTTCCACATAGCTTGTTCATTCCTACCAACCAATATAGCCACCTTCTTTGCATTGCGATCTCAAACACCATCCATCGCTTGCCAATCTCATCTCTACAAATAAAAAGGCCCCTTTTTGTTAATCACCTGGGCATCATTCAGTTATACTCAGTATTTTTTTAACTTGTCTCAGAGttccttctttttccctttcAGTTATTCCAGTTCTCAACCTGTCTCAGTGTTCTTTTtccagaaaaaaagagagaaaaagaacagAAAACGAACGCAGGTTGAACGGTTGCTGGCCACAGCATGCACCTACCACTCCATTCACTTCTTTGGACCTTATCACACACAGTGGTAGGTTGGTGTCATTGACATCAGTCAGTGTAGTGTCGATCACACTTGCTTCAGCTACCTGCCTCCCTTCCTGCCTCACCTTCTACCTAACTCAGCTAGGTCCCGGTTGCAATTTGCATTTGCAATGCACTGACGATCCATCTTCTCACACTCTTTTAATTGCTCTTGGTTCCTGCAGCTAGCTACCTTCAGGTTTCTTCGCTCTCACTGCACAAGAGCACAAAGGCTTCACTCACCTCCGCAGAAGAAAAAGTAAGTTTCATCGTTCATTATTTTCGTACGATATCCTTGTCAAATCTACAGGCTGCATGGCCAATTTCATGAACACTGATAGGTTAAAAAAATACAAGCCTAAAAATCGTCAGGGGCCTTTACAAGTTACAAATGTGTGCCCTTTCAATAGAGCATCATCCATCTGAAAAGAGTATTTGGTTGTAGTAATCTGTTGCCTGGTTGCATGTTTAGTGGGCTCGGAGGCTGAGAAGAAAACCGTGGAAGTGGAAGGCATCGCATTCCCGGCGGAGATCGCCGTCAGcaagcctctctccctcctagcTCACGGTATGTCAGGCAGCCTCTGCTCTGAGCAACCCATCGTTCATGGTCATGGAACAGAGCACATACATGTCTCGAAATTGACGTCTTGCAGGCATCACGGACATTGAGATCCACTTCCTCCAGATAAAGTACACCGCCATTGGGATCTATGTCGAGAAGGGCAATGTCCTCGAGCATCTACAGGACTGGAAGGGCAAGAAGGCCGAGGAGCTGGTGGAAGACGATGCTTTCTTTCAGGCCCTCGTTTCAGCTCCTGTGGAGAAGCTATTCAGGGTGGTGGTGATCAAGGAGATCAAGGGCTCGCAGTACGGCGTGCAGCTCGAGAGCTCCGTGCGCGACCGCCTCGTCGCCGTCGACAAGTACGAGGATGACGAGGAAGAGGCGCTCGAGAAGGTCACCGAGTTCTTCCAGTCCAAGTATTTCAAGCCCAGCTCCGTCATCACCTTCCACTTCCCGACCACTCCTGGAGTTGCAGAGGCACGTCGATATTCAGATTTGATTATACATTTTAATTACCTGAAATCTTGTCCATGCGAGTGAATTAATAAAATTACAAATTGGAATGTGCAGATATCGTTTGCGACGGAAGGCAAGGATGAAGCGAAGATTACGGTGGAGAACGACAACGTGGCTGGGATGATCCAGAAGTGGTACCTGGGCGGCACATCCGCGGTTTCTCCCACgaccgtccggagcctggccgAGCATTTCGCAGCGCTGCTCTCCCCATGATTGCTGCTGGAAGTGCTCATATGCTTCCAGCTTAATTGGGCTCGTGAATTCTGTCCTCGGCTCTCGTGTGTTGCAGCAAATTGCAaataagactattttttttcttcaactaTCTGGTTCCTGGAATGCATGAATGTTATCCAAGGAAAACACTATCGGTGATAAACCCGGTTTACCGGGTATATCGATGGACCTcggtagaaaaaaaaaaatatcatgttcattagaattttatttgaattttgttcgCTATATCTGATATTTCAGATAAATTGTGTTTGTCAGTGGCTTCCTGTAAATTTTTATCTACCGGTAAtgtttttcttgatgttatCTTCTCATTTGCCTGGTTGCTATTGTAATGACAAGCTTGTTCATTTCAAGAGACGCGCAGCTAATTGTATGGTTCAGCAATTGAGCGATGATAATGCAGTAGCTAGCTCGTCGGCTCTAAACTTTCCTGCAAGTAGAGGAAGGATTGCTCTCCGCTCATCATTTTGTTTCTGCTTATTTTTCGCCTTTTGTAGAGTCTTCACGAGTCAAATGAATACGGTTAAAATTTGTAATCCAGTGTGTGGTTAGATTACATTGGGGCTTGGAATCTGTTTTGCTCAAAGCCTAGTGGATCCAAGTAGTGTTGGGAGCTTGCAATAAAGATGGAAAATGACACGCGAATtccttttgtagcaacatagtGGAAATCAGTGATGAATAGGGCTACATTTTGGTGGACCAATTTGAGGGAGTATATTTTCCAAAAGGACGGACAGAGTATTGCCGTGTTTATTATTGAAGAAGAGAATTAAACTAGTTTATAAGAGAAACTAGATTTGAAAACTACACAACCACAC
Proteins encoded:
- the LOC133906561 gene encoding chalcone isomerase-like protein 2, producing the protein MGSEAEKKTVEVEGIAFPAEIAVSKPLSLLAHGITDIEIHFLQIKYTAIGIYVEKGNVLEHLQDWKGKKAEELVEDDAFFQALVSAPVEKLFRVVVIKEIKGSQYGVQLESSVRDRLVAVDKYEDDEEEALEKVTEFFQSKYFKPSSVITFHFPTTPGVAEISFATEGKDEAKITVENDNVAGMIQKWYLGGTSAVSPTTVRSLAEHFAALLSP